In Euphorbia lathyris chromosome 2, ddEupLath1.1, whole genome shotgun sequence, the sequence AGAAGGTTCCTTTTCTTAGGCACCCATTGATCACGAGTCTTGGGCTCAACTACCCTTTCCTAGCTAACAGATCGAGACTCGGTGAATCTATGTCAGAATCTTCTACATTTTGGATTCAAGGTCCTCCTCTTCGAGGAGGGTCACTTTTCTTCTCTTACACGGGTTGATCTTTCGGGGGGACTAGTCGTTGGCATTCTTTGCTTTCGTGCATAGGGTGTTCGAGATCTACGACATCTTATTAAAGAGTCTTTTTTCCCCTCGATTAGACGGATGAATTCCTTACCCGATCTCTTAGTGATCCTTCTCATTGACAATGACATCTTTGCACAGTATGGTGTCTGGTTGAGCATTTGGTATTCTCAGGTTTATTCATGTACTTGATAGTTTATTCCGTTATCTCGAGCTTTTCTTTAACCTTAACTATTTGGATGACATGTTCTTGTCGCATAACACTAACGACGTCGTGGAAAGATCCCAAGTTTTTAACCAGTCGTCGAGAGATTGCACTAAGAGTCTTTGTTGTTGAGCATCTAGAGTCTCAGTATCCTCCACCATTTCCAAAGTCAGATCGTGATCGACCTGAAATTGTCGTCGTGATTCTTCCATCGTGATCTGGATTCCGAACGTATGGAGTGCACTAGAGGATGGAAGTTGGATGGAACTATTTAAGCGAGTCATTGATGTGTTTGTTCCATattcaccgcaccaatttgatgtggttgaatcctgAAAGTCCACTTGGAAACCTACAATAGACAGAAACAAGGTCAAAGACGGATCGTTGTCCGGCTAACTCACTCTGGTGCCCAAGTCAGTTTGAGgcaagacttgaggatgaacaAAACTGTAAATCAGAGCTAAGATGTAAACTTAATGAATGAATTAAGTAGTGCACCTTAAGTTGtgcttactctatttatattgTCATCGAACGGCTATGACTTTAGGAGTGTGGCGTGCTATGTGTCACATGTTGATAGGTGAACGTGCACTAGAATATCAGAGTCTAATATCTTTTAAGCTCACTAGGTATTTGATTTATGAGATCGTACATGATTGTTATAACGAGTGAATCCTTAAGTGGGTCCTTTGAGATTTCTCGAGCCAATGTCTTCAATACAAAGTCATATTGACCAGTTTTGTTATGATGATGCCACATCTTCTCTTTTTCCGGATGCTAGTTCTGATATTATAAGTGTCACATGGCGAGTTTATATTCGTCTGACATCAGCTACtattttaaaaaagtaaaaagaaaaagaacacggttttaaaagatttaaaaataacttaaaatttttcattaacttctttttttttaataaacaaaTACGAACATTTTTCCACGAACAAAATGTAATAATTTGAGGAGGATTTAAGAATCTCTTGGAATTAAATTTTGAGACACTCGTAAAAATTTAACTTGGACGTTTCATAAAGGAGTCTATTACATATGCTGTTAATATTTGTGTAACATCAAagtgaaaaacaaaaacataattaatttgaaaacaaaaGATAATATGACATTGGGATAAAAAGATGGAAGAAGAAAATACAGAGGCAAAGGGTGCATCTACTCGTTATTCAGAATAGAAAGGTTTGATCTACTCAACTCCAAACTTCTTTCGGAGGACTTGAACAAATTCATAAACTTTGTGAGAATCAGGAAGAGATTTTGATACAGACTCCTTCTCCATACATCTCTTAGCCCATGCAATCAATTTAGGGCACTCTGATTCTATGCTGAAGTTTCCAAAGGTCTCATATGCATAAAACCATGAATAGTAGGGTACTAGTACTACATCCATATACCCAATATTCTCACCTCCAAAGTATGCTTTCTCTCCAAGCTCACCTTCTATCAATTTCAGTGCTTCAATCAACTCTTTCTTTGATGTCTCCAGCTCTTCTCCTTTTGTAGACCATGTCTTCCTCCCTGCATCATAGATCTGCAAATTCCAGAGTAATTGAATCCAATTTCCTCAATTACGTATGAATCCattcatatataaattaaacaCCAAAAGTGCATCTATAACCCTCGAAAAAAGAGATAAGATCTGAAATCTGATTTCCTTTTTCTATAAAATCGGGAAAAGGAAAGAGATAAACCTTCTTGTCGACGAAATCAGCCCAGAATCTGGCCTGAGATCTCTGATAAGGGTCAGAGGGGAGGAGAGGAGAGTTTTGATTCCAGACCTCGTCAATATACTGAAGAGCAATGAGAGACTCGCAAATGGGTTTTCCGTTATGGATGAGAACGGGAATCTTCTTGTGGACAGGGTTCatctgaagaagaagagggcTCTTGTTTCTCAAATCTTCATCTCTGTAGTCGTGCTTGATTCCTTTTGCAGCCAAAGCTATTCTTAATCTCATACCAAAAGGGCTTGGCCAGAAATCCAAAAGTATCACTTCATCTCCCATTTTCGATATGCTAAACTTCCTGTTCTCTGCCTGCTGCTGAGGGTAGATAGAGTTTGGTCGACAACTGCCTGCCCTACCCCTATTTATacaattcaaataaaaataaaaaataaaaagggaaaaagCGTTACGagattcttaattttttttgggtaaagttcaaataaaaccctgtggtttcactaattttcagataaaggactgtggtttactttttgtcaaaacgaggactgaggttttcaactttagtaaaataaggactttttcgattgatactattaaaatcacccttaacaacttcaaaaatgacatattttaagaactaataatattctaagcaactttaattcttcaacttttttatttcgagattatttagatgacgTTTGGTAAatagagagaaagttaatgtttagagagagaaagttccaaaaaaaatgattttctaaaatcgaaaatgtagttccatagaaaatatgacattgaacaactttaattttaattcttgaaaattttcattttcaggtcgttaaagatagttttaatagcattattaaaagtgtgaaacctcagtcatcgttttgacaaaaagtaaaccacagtcctttatctgaaaattagtgaaaccacaatggttttatttgaactttccccttttttttttatcacttatGTTTgcattatattattaaaaagatATACGAACAAATAAGAAGAcgatgaatttattttttttatttttgtttgtgataattagaaaataaaagagttaatttatttcctcaaaaaaaagttaatttataaaataaataaatataaagataaaaataattcatcttttgattttttctAACACTGTTAGTTAGTTTGGACTGCATTTACTAATAAAACATAGTAATATTGGATAtatgtttataaatttttaaatcacgTAGTTTCTAAATAAAAACGAATGGAACCacatgattttttattttttccaagatttaatgaactaaaaagtaGAAAATGATGGACTTGCTTTTTACCAATAAAAAACTTACTAGTATTTATATTAAGGATGatatattaaaataagtttAAGATTtttggaaagtatcaatttagtctCTACGTTAGAGGTGTTAATGAGTTAGGGTGGCTCGCGAACTATTCGAGCTCGGTTCGGTCAAaattcggtcaaagctcgactCGATAGGGCTCGACTCGAGCTCGCGACCGGCTCGAGAcattaacgagccaataccaAGCTTAGAgaggttcggctcgaaagctcgcgagcaggctcgaatattttaattaatatattttattaatatttaatttataatatgttatatattttattattaataaatacgAAAATTTGTAATAAAT encodes:
- the LOC136218608 gene encoding probable glutathione S-transferase encodes the protein MGDEVILLDFWPSPFGMRLRIALAAKGIKHDYRDEDLRNKSPLLLQMNPVHKKIPVLIHNGKPICESLIALQYIDEVWNQNSPLLPSDPYQRSQARFWADFVDKKIYDAGRKTWSTKGEELETSKKELIEALKLIEGELGEKAYFGGENIGYMDVVLVPYYSWFYAYETFGNFSIESECPKLIAWAKRCMEKESVSKSLPDSHKVYEFVQVLRKKFGVE